The window GACCCCAGACGCACCGGCGCCCAGCGCCATCCCTCCAGAGGTTCTTGCCAGTCAGGCAGCAAGTGCcagtgctgctgcttcggcggcggcggcggcgaacgaggcggcagcagcaggaggattGAGGCCACTACCGGGGCTACAGGGCGGTGAGGCAGAGGCGCCAGCAGAACTTAGGCCTTTGCCCAATCTTGCTGGAGATGCCGCCGTTGTGACTCCTCCGCCCGTGGCGGTAACAGCTCCCGAAGCTGCGGAACCAGTAGCAACAGTGGCACCGACGTTGCCAGCGGAAGAACCGGCTGTTGAGGCCCCTCCTGCACTAATCCCACCTCCTGGCCTCGACGCGGAGGCTCCGGCCCCTGAGCTCGTGGTCCCTCCAGGTCTTGCTACACCGGTAAGTATCTTGATGTATATCTTACAGAAACAGCCACTAACTCGATATATTAGGTTGTGGAAACCCCTGTTGTCGAAAGTCCCCCTCCCGAAGTTGCGGCTCCAGCCCCTGAAGAGCCCCCTGCCGTCATCGAGTCCTTCACCCCTATCGTGGCCGAGCCCACAGCCGAGGAGACTGCCGCTCTTGCTGAACCGACCGAGGCCGCTGTTGTCCCCCCAGTCGTAGAAGAACCTGCCGCTGCGCCCGTCATCGGCTCCTTCACTCGTATCGTCGCTGAACCGACGGTCGAAGCCCCGGTCGAAACCCCGGTCGAAACCCCGGTCGAAGTCCCGGCCGAAACCCCCGCTGCCGAACCTGTCGCTTCCGAAGCCACTGGGCCCGCCGGTGTAGTCGAAACCCCCGCCCCGGTCCCAATCGGTTCATTCTCTCAAGTCATTGTTGGCACTGCCCCTACTTTGGCCGTCCCTCAACCCGTTCCCACCGGCGCTGGCGGCTTCGTTTTCCTCAACAGCACAACTGCTGGTGCCGGAGTTGCCCAGCCCACGGGTGGTCTTCTGCCTCTTCCTGGAGTTGCTGCTCCTTCTGGCGGTCTCCTCCCTATTCCCGGAGTCGCCCAGCCTTCTGGTGTCGCCGCCCCATCTGGTGGTTTGGTAACCCCTcctggtcttggtggtgctggtggcgaGACTGGATCTGGAAGTGATGGTAGCGGCAGCGGCCTCGTCAACCCAGATGGAAGCACCGGAACTGAGACTCTGGAGACGGATCCCAACGTCACTGCTGGCCCTGGATCTGGCGGTACTGGGGCAAATGAGGTTTTGACCACTCTTACTACCACCAACGCTGAGGGCGTACCTACCACTTTGGTGACTGCTGTGGCTCAAACCACAGGGCCAAACGGTGCTCAGGTTACTGGAACTGGcaacctcgccaacaacGGATCTACTCCCGCCCTGACGGCTGGTGGAGCCCGCTTGGGCGAGGGCATCAACATGAAGATGTCAGTTTTGGGAGGTGTTGTCGGTATGATGGTTGTCCTGATGCTTTAAGGGGTAACTTGAAAATAGTGGGAAAGTTCCacagaggagaaggtggtggtgttttcaCTGGTAATAAAGGGGGGTGCTGCGGTTACACAAAGCAATCTTTACGATGTTGTTCTATTTACTTCAGGGGATGAATGCTTGAAAAGCGCGAATCAGATTGGGGTTTTACTTTTTACTTTTTACATCACCTTTTTGTATATATACGATTTATGATACCTTTTACAGCAACCACATCGACGTACGACAGAGTagatcaaaaaaaaaaaaaaactcaaaaaaaaaaactacAAATTGAGACGAAAATGACACTAGGCTTGGAACAAGGCCACCTGAAAGAATCTGGGGAAGGCACGAGAAAGGTGTGGGTTGATCTTGCATGGATGACCCCCATCGGCTGAACTACCGGCCGTGGGTTCCAAAACGTGGGTGGTTTCGTCTGAAGTTCTgccatgtggtggtggaaaagccgCGCCTCGGTTGAGAGATAGCTACTCCAGATATCAATTAAGAGCTTCCAACTTCCGTCTCCCTTGGCTTATCACTAATTGTACATGTCTATTATCCGGTCTTGTAGTTCGTTGGGTACATGACCGCGAGGGAAATTCACTTGTGTGAGGTTCCTTACTGATAGGAATGACAAAAAAGTCGT is drawn from Podospora pseudocomata strain CBS 415.72m chromosome 1 map unlocalized CBS415.72m_1, whole genome shotgun sequence and contains these coding sequences:
- a CDS encoding uncharacterized protein (EggNog:ENOG503PYBE), producing the protein MYFSTRALVTILLAAVARDVAAQAAVQTPDAPAPSAIPPEVLASQAASASAAASAAAAANEAAAAGGLRPLPGLQGGEAEAPAELRPLPNLAGDAAVVTPPPVAVTAPEAAEPVATVAPTLPAEEPAVEAPPALIPPPGLDAEAPAPELVVPPGLATPVVETPVVESPPPEVAAPAPEEPPAVIESFTPIVAEPTAEETAALAEPTEAAVVPPVVEEPAAAPVIGSFTRIVAEPTVEAPVETPVETPVEVPAETPAAEPVASEATGPAGVVETPAPVPIGSFSQVIVGTAPTLAVPQPVPTGAGGFVFLNSTTAGAGVAQPTGGLLPLPGVAAPSGGLLPIPGVAQPSGVAAPSGGLVTPPGLGGAGGETGSGSDGSGSGLVNPDGSTGTETLETDPNVTAGPGSGGTGANEVLTTLTTTNAEGVPTTLVTAVAQTTGPNGAQVTGTGNLANNGSTPALTAGGARLGEGINMKMSVLGGVVGMMVVLML